In one Lysobacter alkalisoli genomic region, the following are encoded:
- a CDS encoding leucyl aminopeptidase has translation MALEFDLNRDAPAAAAPASAADCIVVGMFADQTLSPAGAAIDAAGNGRIKALAERGDVSGKTGKTALLHDLDGVAAPRVLVVGLGDAAKFGVPQYLKAIADTIRALKTGPVEHALLTLTELAVAGRDAAWNIRQAVIVADHAAYRYTATLGAANKAREHKGLARLSISGDDDKALELGKGTAAGVEFARELGNLPPNICNPGYLAEQAQKFADRYDNTECEVLERADMEKLGMGSLLAVGRGSANPPRLIVLRYNNGGDSKPYVLVGKGITFDTGGVNLKVQGGIEEMKFDMCGAATVLGTFVSAVNMALPVNLVVVVPAVENMVDADAYRPSDVLTSMSGKTIEVGNTDAEGRLILCDALTYTQRFEPAALVDVATLTGACMIALGKHASGLMSKHDDLADELLAAGEHVFDRAWRLPLWDEYQPMLDSTYADVYNIGGRWAGAITAGCFLSRFTEGQRWAHLDIAGSASDEGRKGMATGRPVGLLSQWLLDQAG, from the coding sequence ATGGCCCTCGAATTCGACCTGAACCGCGACGCCCCCGCCGCCGCTGCCCCCGCATCAGCAGCCGACTGCATCGTGGTCGGCATGTTCGCCGACCAGACCCTGTCGCCCGCTGGCGCCGCGATCGACGCCGCCGGCAACGGCCGGATCAAGGCCCTGGCAGAGCGCGGCGACGTCAGCGGCAAGACCGGCAAGACCGCCCTGTTGCATGATCTCGACGGCGTGGCCGCGCCGCGGGTGCTGGTCGTCGGCCTCGGCGACGCGGCCAAGTTCGGGGTGCCGCAGTACCTCAAGGCGATCGCCGACACGATCCGCGCACTCAAGACCGGCCCGGTCGAACACGCCCTGCTGACCCTGACCGAACTGGCGGTCGCCGGCCGCGACGCGGCCTGGAACATCCGCCAGGCCGTGATCGTCGCCGACCATGCTGCCTACCGCTACACCGCGACCCTGGGCGCGGCCAACAAGGCGCGCGAACACAAGGGCCTGGCGCGGCTGTCGATCAGCGGCGACGACGACAAGGCATTGGAGCTGGGCAAGGGCACCGCGGCCGGCGTCGAGTTCGCCCGCGAACTGGGCAACCTGCCGCCGAACATCTGCAACCCGGGCTACCTGGCCGAGCAGGCGCAGAAATTCGCCGACCGCTACGACAACACCGAATGCGAGGTGCTCGAGCGCGCCGACATGGAGAAACTCGGCATGGGCTCGCTGCTGGCCGTGGGCCGCGGCTCGGCCAACCCCCCGCGCCTGATCGTGCTCAGATACAACAATGGTGGGGACAGCAAGCCCTACGTGCTGGTCGGCAAGGGCATCACCTTCGACACCGGCGGCGTCAATCTCAAGGTGCAGGGCGGCATCGAGGAGATGAAGTTCGACATGTGCGGCGCCGCCACCGTGCTGGGCACCTTCGTGTCCGCGGTGAACATGGCGCTGCCGGTCAACCTGGTGGTGGTGGTGCCGGCGGTGGAAAACATGGTCGACGCCGATGCCTACCGCCCCTCCGATGTGCTGACCAGCATGTCCGGCAAGACCATCGAGGTCGGCAACACCGACGCCGAGGGCCGCCTGATCCTGTGCGATGCGCTGACCTACACGCAGCGCTTCGAACCGGCCGCGCTGGTCGACGTGGCCACGCTCACCGGCGCCTGCATGATCGCGCTGGGCAAGCACGCAAGCGGCCTGATGAGCAAGCACGACGACCTTGCAGATGAGTTGCTGGCCGCCGGCGAGCACGTCTTCGACCGCGCCTGGCGCCTGCCGCTGTGGGACGAATACCAGCCGATGCTCGACTCGACCTATGCCGACGTCTACAACATCGGCGGCCGCTGGGCCGGCGCGATCACCGCCGGCTGCTTCCTGTCGCGGTTCACCGAAGGCCAGCGCTGGGCGCACCTGGACATCGCCGGCTCGGCTTCCGACGAAGGCCGCAAGGGCATGGCCACCGGTCGTCCGGTCGGCCTGCTGAGCCAGTGGCTGCTGGACCAGGCCGGTTGA
- the rimI gene encoding ribosomal protein S18-alanine N-acetyltransferase gives MSARRQDVRPTDAVHPAASLRPMREADLDEVYEIELRAYPHPWTLGIFRDCLRADYPAWVLHEAGRIVGYFLMSLAAGEAHVLNICIDPERQGQGFGRRLLQALMHVARGRGVERIFLEVRPSNAGAIRLYEREGFNEIGRRPRYYPADDGREDALVMAIELLSPE, from the coding sequence ATGAGCGCGCGGCGACAGGACGTGCGACCGACCGATGCCGTGCATCCCGCGGCCTCGTTGCGGCCGATGCGCGAGGCCGACCTCGACGAGGTCTACGAGATCGAACTGCGGGCCTATCCGCACCCGTGGACGCTCGGGATCTTCCGCGACTGCCTGCGCGCGGACTACCCGGCCTGGGTGCTCCACGAGGCTGGCCGGATCGTCGGTTATTTCCTGATGAGCCTGGCCGCCGGCGAGGCCCATGTGCTCAATATCTGCATCGATCCCGAGCGGCAGGGCCAAGGTTTTGGCCGGCGCCTGCTGCAGGCGCTGATGCACGTTGCCCGCGGCCGTGGCGTGGAGCGCATTTTCCTGGAAGTGCGGCCGTCCAATGCCGGCGCGATCCGGCTCTACGAGCGGGAGGGTTTCAACGAAATCGGCCGCCGTCCGCGCTACTACCCGGCCGACGACGGTCGCGAGGATGCGCTGGTGATGGCGATCGAGTTGCTGTCGCCAGAGTAG
- the pssA gene encoding CDP-diacylglycerol--serine O-phosphatidyltransferase, producing the protein MSETQTPSRPPPRPRGRGIYLLPNLFTTGGLFAGFYAIIAASQGRFGAACVAVFVAALLDGIDGRVARLTNTQSEFGVQYDSLADLISFGLAPAMVMYHWALVTMKFDSDTAGKVGWIAAFLYAACAALRLARFNSQVGVVDKRWFIGLASPAAAGLMASFVWTAHEAGYSGEELRYVALGVTVAAALLMVSGIRYFSFKGGPRNDRVPFLAIMVVVAVLVAVAVDPPSMLLVVTTLYALSGPGYWAWRRLRRGSDDSGSGGQGVQ; encoded by the coding sequence ATGTCAGAAACCCAAACTCCATCACGGCCACCCCCGCGCCCGCGCGGCCGCGGCATCTACCTGCTGCCCAACCTGTTCACCACCGGCGGCCTGTTTGCGGGCTTCTACGCGATCATCGCCGCCTCGCAGGGGCGTTTCGGCGCCGCTTGCGTGGCCGTGTTCGTGGCCGCGCTCCTCGACGGTATCGACGGCCGGGTCGCACGGCTGACCAATACCCAGAGCGAATTCGGCGTGCAGTACGACTCGCTGGCCGACCTGATCAGCTTCGGCCTGGCCCCGGCGATGGTGATGTACCACTGGGCGCTGGTGACGATGAAGTTCGACAGCGATACCGCCGGCAAGGTCGGCTGGATCGCGGCGTTCCTGTACGCGGCCTGCGCGGCGTTGCGGCTGGCACGGTTCAATTCGCAGGTCGGCGTGGTCGACAAGCGCTGGTTCATCGGCCTGGCCAGTCCGGCCGCGGCCGGACTGATGGCCAGCTTCGTCTGGACCGCGCACGAGGCCGGCTATAGCGGCGAGGAACTGCGTTACGTCGCCCTCGGCGTGACCGTGGCGGCGGCGCTGCTGATGGTCAGCGGGATCCGATATTTCAGCTTCAAGGGCGGTCCGCGCAACGATCGGGTGCCGTTTCTCGCGATCATGGTGGTGGTGGCGGTGCTGGTGGCGGTCGCGGTCGATCCGCCCAGCATGCTGCTGGTAGTGACCACGCTATATGCGCTGTCCGGGCCCGGGTACTGGGCCTGGCGCAGGCTGCGTCGCGGCAGCGACGACAGCGGCAGTGGAGGGCAGGGCGTGCAATGA
- the lptG gene encoding LPS export ABC transporter permease LptG — protein sequence MKIGPRIHDLYVARVVLASVTLSWAVLLGLDVMLALVGELGDLGKGRYGFVQALAHVGLTVPRRAHYLFPYAAVIGSLMGLGQLSATSELTALRAIGLSRRRISMAVAGAVAVLTLLMVISGETAGPNGQRRADALKSSAKSDNMIVARYSGVWAREGDTILNAAGGQERAEGGDSWIELHDVWLYEFADDGRLQSMAQAKVAEHRPGGWLLRDVTRTFFDARSVSETHVDEERWESRLDATALSAGTDRPRYLSASDLRQAIDYRERNDLDAGDFKEHYWGRWFYPFNVLALCLAAIPFAFGMLRSGGTGRRLFIGIVFGLGFYLLQAQFVQLAKVLKFDFRIAYLLPTLIMVGVSVWLFRRRSG from the coding sequence ATGAAAATAGGTCCCCGGATCCACGACCTGTACGTGGCCCGCGTGGTGCTGGCTTCGGTGACGCTGAGCTGGGCGGTGCTGCTGGGGCTGGACGTGATGCTGGCTCTGGTCGGCGAGCTCGGTGACCTTGGCAAGGGCCGCTATGGCTTCGTCCAGGCACTGGCCCATGTCGGCCTGACCGTGCCGCGGCGGGCCCATTACCTGTTCCCGTACGCGGCGGTGATCGGCTCGCTGATGGGGCTGGGCCAGCTGTCGGCGACCTCGGAGCTGACCGCGCTGCGCGCGATCGGCCTGTCGCGGCGGCGGATCAGCATGGCGGTGGCCGGTGCGGTGGCGGTGCTGACCCTGCTGATGGTGATCAGCGGCGAGACTGCCGGGCCGAACGGACAGCGTCGCGCCGACGCGCTCAAGAGCTCGGCCAAGTCCGACAACATGATCGTCGCCCGCTATTCCGGCGTATGGGCGCGCGAGGGCGATACCATCCTCAACGCCGCCGGCGGCCAGGAACGTGCCGAGGGCGGCGACAGCTGGATCGAGTTGCACGACGTGTGGCTGTACGAGTTTGCCGATGACGGCCGGCTGCAGTCGATGGCGCAGGCCAAGGTCGCCGAGCACCGGCCGGGCGGCTGGTTGTTGCGCGACGTGACCCGGACCTTCTTCGACGCGCGCTCGGTCAGCGAGACCCATGTCGACGAGGAGCGCTGGGAGTCGCGCCTGGACGCCACCGCGCTGTCGGCTGGCACCGACCGGCCGCGCTACCTGTCCGCAAGCGACCTGCGCCAGGCGATCGACTACCGCGAGCGCAACGACCTCGATGCCGGCGACTTCAAGGAGCATTACTGGGGCCGCTGGTTCTACCCGTTCAACGTGCTGGCGCTGTGCCTGGCGGCGATCCCGTTCGCGTTCGGCATGCTGCGCAGTGGCGGTACCGGCAGGCGGCTGTTCATCGGCATCGTGTTCGGGCTCGGCTTCTACCTGCTGCAGGCGCAGTTCGTGCAGTTGGCCAAGGTGCTCAAGTTCGACTTCCGCATCGCCTACCTGCTGCCGACCCTGATCATGGTCGGGGTGTCGGTGTGGCTGTTCCGGCGGCGGTCGGGGTAG
- a CDS encoding valine--tRNA ligase, giving the protein MTTLAPSYDPTQFESRLYQQWEASGVFTPTGKGEPYCILLPPPNVTGTLHMGHAFQHTLMDALVRYQRMRGRDVLWQMGSDHAGIATEMVVSRNLAIEGKGETRDSLGRDGFIEKVWEWKAHSGDTIERQMRRLGASGDWSRSVFTMDEMPAKAVVEAFIRLHEEGLIYRGQRLVNWDPVLKTAISDLEVENREVPGHMWHFKYPLAGGETYEYIERDAEGNVTLRETRDYISIATTRPETMLGDGAVAVHPSDARYAPIIGKLCEIPVGPKEHRRLIPIITDSYPDPDFGSGAVKITGAHDFNDYAVAARNGIPMYALMDDGARMRTDGLAYEESARIAGQIARGEREAGDVTEINLVPEELRGLDRYAARERVVEAITAEGLAVTDAEGNPVVDHKPIMQPFGDRSGTVIEPYLTDQWFVKMDGLAKRGMELVEHADGKPGQVKFVPPNWINTYRHWMENIQDWCISRQLWWGHRIPAWYDEAGNIFVGRDEAEVRAKHGLGDDVVLKQDSDVLETWFSSALWPFSTQGWPDEGTMAARGCDRYLPSSVLVTGFDIIFFWVARMIMMTDHFTGEVPFRDVYITGLVRDAHGQKMSKSKGNVLDPLDLIDGISADALVAKRTTGLMQPKMAEKIEKATRKEFPDGIPAFGADALRFTLAALAGPGRDIKFDLGRAEGYKNFCNKLWNATRFVLMNTEGASFKGAPQPRTDAEKWILARLDHAAAEAGKHFADYRFDLLGQALYEFAWNAFCDWFVELAKPALNGNDTAAADSTRHTLLYVLERLLSLLHPLVPFVTEELWQAVAPRLGIEGGTIMTRAYPQAGGIDYRSAEADIEWLKAMVSALRRVRSELNVAPSKQVRLLLAGGGEADHPRVSRFASQLRFLVRLESIDTLAAGSEAPAAATAVVGELHLLVPLEGLVDLDAERARLDKEIARVGAEKAKSETKLSKFSDKVPPAVVEQERQRLADWTRQHEGLTAQRAKLG; this is encoded by the coding sequence ATGACCACCCTCGCTCCCAGTTACGACCCCACCCAGTTCGAATCGCGCCTCTATCAGCAGTGGGAGGCCAGCGGCGTGTTCACGCCGACCGGCAAGGGCGAGCCCTATTGCATCCTGCTGCCGCCGCCGAACGTCACCGGCACCCTGCATATGGGACACGCGTTCCAGCACACCCTGATGGATGCGCTGGTGCGCTATCAGCGCATGCGGGGCCGCGACGTGCTGTGGCAGATGGGCAGCGACCATGCCGGCATCGCGACCGAGATGGTGGTCAGCCGCAACCTCGCGATCGAGGGCAAGGGCGAGACCCGCGACTCGCTCGGCCGCGACGGCTTCATCGAGAAGGTCTGGGAGTGGAAGGCCCACTCCGGCGACACCATCGAGCGGCAGATGCGCCGGCTCGGCGCGTCGGGCGACTGGAGCCGCAGCGTGTTCACGATGGACGAGATGCCGGCCAAGGCCGTGGTCGAGGCCTTCATCCGCCTGCACGAAGAGGGGCTGATCTACCGCGGCCAGCGCCTGGTCAACTGGGACCCGGTGCTGAAGACCGCGATCTCCGACCTGGAGGTCGAGAACCGCGAAGTCCCGGGCCACATGTGGCACTTCAAGTACCCGCTGGCCGGCGGCGAAACCTACGAGTACATCGAGCGCGACGCCGAAGGCAACGTCACCCTGCGCGAAACGCGCGACTACATATCGATCGCGACCACCCGCCCGGAAACCATGCTCGGCGACGGCGCGGTCGCGGTGCACCCCTCCGACGCGCGCTATGCGCCGATCATCGGCAAGCTGTGCGAGATCCCGGTCGGTCCGAAGGAACACCGCCGCCTGATCCCGATCATCACCGACAGCTACCCGGACCCCGACTTCGGCTCCGGCGCGGTGAAGATCACCGGCGCGCACGACTTCAACGACTACGCGGTCGCCGCACGCAACGGCATCCCGATGTATGCGCTGATGGACGATGGCGCGCGCATGCGCACCGATGGCCTGGCGTACGAGGAAAGCGCGCGCATTGCCGGCCAGATCGCACGCGGCGAACGCGAAGCCGGCGACGTGACCGAGATCAACCTGGTGCCCGAGGAACTGCGCGGCCTGGACCGCTACGCGGCCCGCGAACGCGTGGTCGAGGCGATCACCGCCGAAGGCCTGGCCGTGACCGATGCCGAAGGCAACCCGGTCGTCGACCACAAGCCGATCATGCAGCCCTTCGGCGACCGCTCCGGCACCGTGATCGAGCCGTACCTGACCGACCAGTGGTTCGTGAAGATGGACGGCCTCGCCAAGCGCGGCATGGAGCTCGTTGAGCATGCCGATGGAAAGCCGGGGCAAGTGAAGTTCGTCCCGCCGAACTGGATCAACACCTACCGCCACTGGATGGAGAACATCCAGGACTGGTGCATCAGCCGCCAGCTGTGGTGGGGGCATCGCATCCCGGCCTGGTACGACGAGGCCGGCAACATCTTCGTCGGCCGCGACGAGGCGGAAGTGCGGGCGAAGCACGGCCTCGGCGACGACGTCGTGTTGAAGCAGGACAGCGACGTGCTGGAAACCTGGTTCTCCTCGGCGCTGTGGCCGTTCAGCACCCAGGGCTGGCCCGACGAGGGCACGATGGCCGCGCGCGGCTGCGACCGCTACCTGCCGTCGAGCGTGCTGGTCACCGGCTTCGACATCATCTTCTTCTGGGTCGCCCGGATGATCATGATGACCGACCACTTCACCGGCGAGGTGCCGTTCCGCGACGTCTACATCACCGGCCTGGTCCGCGATGCGCACGGCCAGAAGATGTCCAAGTCCAAGGGCAACGTGCTCGATCCGCTCGACCTGATCGACGGCATCAGCGCCGACGCCCTGGTCGCCAAGCGCACCACCGGCCTGATGCAGCCGAAGATGGCCGAGAAGATCGAGAAGGCCACCCGCAAGGAATTCCCGGACGGTATCCCGGCCTTCGGCGCCGACGCGCTGCGCTTCACCCTCGCCGCGCTGGCCGGCCCGGGCCGCGACATCAAGTTCGACCTCGGCCGCGCCGAGGGCTACAAGAACTTCTGCAACAAGCTGTGGAACGCGACCCGCTTCGTGCTGATGAACACCGAGGGCGCAAGCTTCAAGGGCGCGCCGCAACCACGCACCGACGCCGAGAAGTGGATCCTCGCCCGTCTCGACCATGCCGCCGCCGAGGCCGGGAAGCACTTCGCCGACTACCGCTTCGACCTGCTCGGCCAGGCGTTGTACGAATTCGCATGGAACGCGTTCTGCGACTGGTTCGTCGAACTGGCCAAGCCGGCGCTCAACGGCAACGACACAGCCGCCGCCGACAGCACCCGCCACACACTGCTGTACGTGCTCGAACGCCTGCTGAGCCTGCTGCACCCGCTGGTACCGTTCGTGACCGAAGAGCTGTGGCAGGCGGTTGCGCCGCGGCTCGGCATCGAGGGCGGCACGATCATGACCCGCGCCTACCCACAGGCCGGCGGCATTGACTACCGCTCCGCCGAAGCCGACATCGAATGGCTCAAGGCGATGGTTTCCGCGCTGCGTCGCGTGCGCAGCGAACTCAACGTCGCGCCGTCCAAACAGGTCCGCCTGCTGCTGGCCGGTGGTGGCGAGGCCGACCACCCTCGCGTCAGCCGCTTTGCGTCGCAGTTGCGCTTCCTGGTCCGCCTCGAAAGCATCGACACCCTGGCTGCGGGCAGCGAAGCCCCGGCCGCCGCAACCGCGGTGGTCGGCGAGCTGCACCTGCTGGTGCCGCTGGAAGGCCTGGTCGACCTCGACGCCGAGCGCGCCCGCCTGGACAAGGAAATCGCCAGGGTCGGCGCGGAGAAGGCCAAGAGCGAAACCAAGTTGTCGAAGTTCAGCGACAAGGTGCCGCCGGCGGTGGTCGAACAAGAGCGCCAGCGCTTGGCCGACTGGACCCGCCAGCATGAGGGATTGACCGCGCAACGCGCGAAGCTGGGCTGA
- a CDS encoding DNA polymerase III subunit chi, which translates to MRADFYLIAKPRFREEPLRLVCELARKAYETGTPTLVLARDAAQAEQLDDLLWAFDPDAFIPHQIVGVDADEDEAEVLIAAPDADVPLRPIVINLRDGAVEGDFERVLEVVPADQDARGPLRERWKHYQARGIDVNKYDM; encoded by the coding sequence ATGCGCGCCGACTTCTACCTGATCGCCAAGCCGCGGTTCCGCGAGGAGCCGCTGCGGCTGGTCTGCGAGCTGGCCCGCAAGGCCTACGAGACCGGCACCCCGACCCTGGTGCTGGCGCGCGACGCCGCGCAGGCCGAGCAGCTCGACGATCTGTTGTGGGCGTTCGACCCGGACGCGTTCATCCCGCACCAGATCGTCGGCGTGGATGCCGACGAGGACGAGGCCGAAGTGCTGATCGCCGCGCCCGATGCCGACGTGCCGTTGCGGCCGATCGTGATCAACCTGCGCGACGGCGCGGTCGAGGGCGACTTCGAGCGGGTGCTTGAAGTGGTCCCGGCCGACCAGGACGCGCGCGGCCCGCTGCGCGAGCGCTGGAAGCACTACCAGGCGCGCGGCATCGATGTGAACAAATACGACATGTGA
- the lptF gene encoding LPS export ABC transporter permease LptF: MPKLDRYLLGEFAQAVLATLTVLLIVCVGGALTDVLGDIARGRVPAGLLLAQLGLVLLNWLPVIMPLALMLGLMMAMGRLYRDAEMPVIASIGVGPRRMLKPLLWVMVPLVAVVAACSLWLGPWAERLSRELINEANRNTLVAGLEPGRFTELPGGGGVAFVGEMTGDGRRFDRVFVYRQSDDRINVTTSNEGLLKAGEDGERYLVLNNGFEVEGPRNGGQDYRLMRYASNEVRMPPGKEKFDLDEPKALPTVALVGDPRPEAVAQLHRRLAPPLLALAFALMAIPLARSMPRQARYGPMLMGFLGYLIGVNLMLVGSGWLAKGTIPPVLGLWWLVLPLLVVGVWLYSTDGRMRRPRVRA, translated from the coding sequence ATGCCGAAGCTCGACCGATACCTGCTGGGTGAATTCGCCCAGGCTGTCCTGGCCACCCTGACGGTGCTGCTGATCGTCTGCGTGGGCGGCGCCCTGACCGACGTGCTTGGCGACATCGCCCGTGGCCGAGTGCCGGCGGGGCTGTTGCTGGCCCAGCTTGGCCTGGTGCTGTTGAACTGGTTGCCGGTGATCATGCCGTTGGCACTGATGCTGGGCTTGATGATGGCCATGGGGCGGCTCTACCGCGATGCCGAGATGCCGGTGATCGCCTCGATCGGGGTCGGCCCGCGACGCATGCTCAAGCCGCTGCTGTGGGTGATGGTGCCGCTGGTGGCCGTGGTCGCGGCCTGTTCGCTGTGGCTGGGGCCGTGGGCCGAGCGGCTGTCGCGGGAGCTGATCAACGAGGCCAACCGCAACACCCTCGTCGCCGGACTGGAGCCGGGGCGCTTCACCGAGCTGCCGGGCGGTGGCGGGGTCGCCTTCGTCGGTGAGATGACCGGCGACGGCAGGCGCTTCGACCGGGTCTTCGTCTACCGCCAGTCCGACGACCGCATCAACGTGACTACCTCCAACGAGGGCCTGCTCAAGGCAGGCGAGGATGGCGAGCGCTATCTGGTGCTGAACAACGGCTTCGAGGTCGAGGGCCCCCGCAATGGTGGCCAGGACTACCGGCTGATGCGCTACGCCAGCAATGAGGTGCGGATGCCGCCCGGCAAGGAGAAGTTCGACCTCGATGAGCCCAAGGCGCTGCCGACCGTTGCCCTGGTCGGCGACCCGCGGCCGGAGGCGGTGGCCCAGCTGCATCGCCGGCTGGCACCGCCGCTGCTGGCACTGGCCTTCGCCCTGATGGCGATTCCGCTGGCGCGCAGCATGCCGCGTCAGGCCCGCTACGGGCCGATGCTGATGGGCTTCCTCGGTTACCTGATCGGCGTCAACCTGATGCTGGTGGGGTCCGGCTGGCTGGCCAAGGGCACGATCCCGCCGGTGCTCGGCCTGTGGTGGCTGGTGCTGCCGCTGCTTGTGGTCGGGGTCTGGCTGTATTCCACCGACGGCCGCATGCGCCGGCCGAGGGTCCGCGCATGA